The proteins below are encoded in one region of Periplaneta americana isolate PAMFEO1 chromosome 11, P.americana_PAMFEO1_priV1, whole genome shotgun sequence:
- the LOC138709410 gene encoding cuticle protein 8-like translates to MSYFNNCCKGHPEFCVYKDNRIIQIRQCGLQLPLRTDPAMTSKLLLVVLFSVAVSAAPPVSFNTIPVRQGIYSPAVTYTSSPAVTYASSSPARYAYASPVVEAYHPVATPAVYAAKPQAYASPVVEAYRPVASPAVFAAKSQGAVDPNYDPNPAYSYAYSVNDPETGDAKSHEETRNGDSVQGSYSVVESDGTRRTVEYSADAVSGFNAVVHREVGAAPPPPVAVKSYSPAPVVAARVAAPAVAYQSSPAVAFQSAPAVARVGYKPAPAVAYNSIPAVAYHSVPEVAFQSAPAVRYAVPAAQPVAYSSVQPGNVHTSFSAPFANYAY, encoded by the exons ATGAGTTATTTTAATAACTGCTGCAAAGGGCATCCCGAGTTTTGTGTATATAAAGATAACAGAATCATCCAGATTCGTCAGTGCGGACTACAGCTTCCTCTGAGAACAGACCCAGCCATGACTTCCAAG CTTCTCCTCGTCGTTCTGTTCAGCGTCGCGGTGAGCGCCGCGCCGCCAGTTTCCTTCAATACGATTCCCGTGAGGCAAGGCATCTATTCACCTGCCGTGACCTACACCTCGAGCCCCGCTGTTACTTACGCCTCATCATCCCCAGCCCGCTACGCCTATGCGTCACCTGTCGTAGAAGCCTACCATCCCGTCGCCACTCCTGCAGTGTATGCCGCCAAACCCCAAGCCTATGCGTCACCTGTCGTAGAAGCCTACCGCCCCGTCGCCAGTCCTGCAGTGTTTGCCGCTAAATCCCAAGGCGCCGTCGACCCTAACTACGACCCCAACCCCGCTTACAGCTACGCTTACAGCGTCAACGACCCCGAGACAGGCGACGCCAAGAGCCACGAGGAGACGCGCAACGGCGACAGCGTGCAGGGCAGCTACAGCGTCGTGGAATCCGACGGCACCCGCCGCACCGTCGAGTACTCGGCCGACGCAGTGAGCGGATTCAACGCCGTCGTGCACCGCGAGGTCGGCGCCGCCCCGCCTCCGCCTGTGGCCGTCAAATCCTACTCGCCCGCACCCGTTGTTGCTGCCAGGGTAGCTGCCCCCGCTGTGGCGTACCAGTCCTCGCCAGCCGTCGCCTTCCAGTCTGCTCCAGCCGTGGCACGCGTGGGGTATAAACCCGCACCTGCCGTGGCGTACAACTCCATACCCGCCGTAGCGTACCATTCCGTTCCTGAGGTGGCGTTCCAGTCCGCACCGGCCGTCCGGTACGCCGTACCAGCAGCTCAGCCTGTGGCGTACTCATCCGTCCAGCCCGGAAACGTCCACACGTCGTTTTCGGCACCGTTCGCCAACTACGCTTACTGA